The DNA segment GATTACTTTGTTTTATATTAACGCTTGGGGTCGAATGCATCACGAGCAGCCTCCCCGATAAAGACTAATATGGTGAGTAGAATGAGAAAAGTAAAAAATGCAGATAGAGCTAACCAAGGAGAATCCAAGTTATTACGTGCTTGCGTAAAAAGTTCGCCTAGAGAGGGTGACCCGAGCGGTAGGCCATAACCGAGGAAATCCAAGGTGGATAGCGCGGTAATATTTGCAGTTAATATAAAAGGGATCTGCGATAAACTTGAGCTAAAAACATTAGGCAAGATATGTTTGTATATGATTTTAAATGGACTTACCCCCATACCTTGCGCAGCACGAACATAGTCTAAATGCCGCGCTCTTAAAAACTCTGCACGGACTAAGCCGACTAAACTCATCCAGCCAAACAACAACATAATGGCAAATAACCAGTAAACACTGGGTGAGAAAATGCTTACCAAGATCATTGTTAAAAAGAGCTGAGGCATCCCTCCCCAGACCTCTACTAATCTTTGACCGATTAAATCGATTAAACCACCAAAATATCCTTGCACTGCACCTACAACAATAGCGAGCAACGTACCTGCAAACGTTAATGCAATTCCAAATAAAATTGATACACGCAAACCATATAAAATTCTTGCAGAGACATCCCTACCCTGATCATCAGTACCCAACCAGTTTTGGCTAGATGGTGCAGAGGGGACAGAAACGTTGAGTTCTAAATTAGGAGTCTGGTCTGAAAAAGGAATTAGTGGCCAAATCATCCAGCCTTTTTTATTAATCAATTCTTTGACCACAGGATCACGATAGTCTGTTTCGGTTTCAAAAGTACCGCCAAACATCGTTTCGGGATATTGCTTGAATATAGGGGTATACAGATGATCTTTATAAGAAAGCAAGAGGGGGCGATCATTTGCAATCAAGTTAGCGAACAAGGATATGATCAATACGAAGATAAATATCCAAAGAGACACATAACCAAACTGATGTTGCTTAAATCGTTGAATGCGCCCTTGCAACAGCGGACTTAATTGAGTCAAATCGATCATTGAATCCCTCTTTGATTAAAATCAATTCGTGGGTCGATCCAGCGATATAAAAGATCACTCATCAATCGGAGCAGCAGTTGAACAAGCGTATAAATAAATAAGATGCCGAAAATAACGGGATAATCACGTTGTTGTATCGCCTCAAAACCCAGCAAGCCGATTCCATCTAAATTAAAGACGATCTCAATCAGTAGGTTCCCGGTGAGCACGATCCCAAGCAGGGTCTCAGGCAATCTTGCAATCAGCACCAGCATCGCATTTTGAAAGATATGCCTGTAGAGCACACGACCCATGGTCAAACCTTTGGCACGCGCAGTGAGCACATAAGGTTTACTTAGCTCTTCTACGAATGAGAATTTAACGAGATAGGTCACCGCAGCAAAACCACCGATAGTCATAGCGATCAATGGCAATGTCATATGCCATAAATAATCTCTTATCTGTCCAAAAAAACTTAACTGATCAAAGTTTTCAGACATCAGTCCCTGAAGAGGAAACCAATGCAAATACGAGCCCCCAGCAAAAAAGACAATCAATAAAATTGCAAAGATAAACATGGGAATTGCATTGCCAACGACCAGCAATAAGGCCGTCCATTGATCAAATTGACCACCATGACCCAAGGCTTTTTTTATGCCCAATGGAATCGACACTGCATAAATCAGCAATGTACTCCACAAACCTAATGAGATTGTAACGGGTAGCTTGTCAATAATCAGTTGAATCACAGGTTTGTCTTTAAAAAAACTAGTGCCAAAGTTTAACGACGCATATTGTTTAATCATCATCCAAAAACGCTCAGTGGCACTTTGATCAAAACCATATTGAACTTTAATTTGTTGAATGATTTCTGGTGATAATCCCCTCGCACCTAAATACAGAGCTTGATTGGATTGCGCAAGCTTACCCACTTCACCCGATGACTCACCTACATGACCTAAACCTGGTGCTCCGAATTTTGCACGCTCAATAGCTTGCTCGACTGGGCCACCTGGTGCCGTCTGTACAATGATGAAGTTCGTCAGCAGAATTAAAAACAAGGTTGGAATAATTAATAGAAGACGTTTAAATATATAGGCAGTCATTTTATTGGCTGCCTATATACTGATTAATTTTTTGCTCCGCTTTGGCATCAATCCACCAGTAATCCACGCCGATATCATAGAGGGGGCGCTGTTTGGGCATTTGATATTGATTCCAATACGCGACTCGATTTCCCACGAAGCCATATAGAGGGATCATATAGAATTCTGCGCGAAGTACGCGATCTAATGCGCGACTCAAATCGATAATAGAGCGTCGATCTTTAGCAACCACCAATTGCTTCAGCAACATATCAACTACGGGATTTTGAATGCCTGCCGTATTGAGACTGCCTGGTTGCTCTGCGACCTGACTTCCCCAATAGCCTTGTTGTTCGCTTGACGGTGTTAAGGTTTGTGGAAATGTATCCATGATCATGTCGTAATCAAAGCGCCGTGTTCGCTCTATATATTGTGGGATATCGACAACACGAAGGCTTGCGCTGATACCTAGTTTTCCGAGATTGCGAATGAATGGCAGAATAATACGCTGCTGACTCTCATCATTACTTAAGAATCCAATCTTAAAAGGCTGACCATGGGCATCAAATAAATGACCATTCACATAACGATAGCCCGCATTTAACAATAACTGCCGTGCTTTTAATAGGTTGTCGCGGTTAAAGCCTTGTCCATCGCTCATCGGTGCTTGCCAAGCGGTCAATATGCCTTGCTGTACTGCATTGGGTAAATGGGGTAATAATGGTCTTAGATAGACGAGCTCGGCTTCAGTGGGTAGACCTTTTGCTTCAAGTTCACTATTAAAAAAATAACTTTGAAGCCGTGTGTATTGTCCATTTAAAACAGATTTGTTTAGCCACTCAAAATCAAAGGCAAGCGTCAAGGCTTGACGTACGTTGATATCTTGAAATTTCGATTGACGTAGATTAAAAACGAGTCCACTCATCGTAACGGGATTGCGATTCGGCAAAACTTGTTTAATAACCAAACCATTTTTAATGGCAGGAAAATCATAACCACGAACCCAAGATCGTTCGGATTTTTCTAATCGAAAGGTATATTGCCCGACTTTGAAACCCTGAAAGGCAGTATCTAAATCTCGGTAATAGAGATATTTGATTCGATCAAAATTATATTTACCTTGATTAACGGGCAAATCACGTCCCCAATATTGAGGATTGCGTTTGTAGATAATGCTCCGACCGGCATCAATACTTTCGACAATATAGGGTCCACTGCCC comes from the Aquirhabdus parva genome and includes:
- a CDS encoding ABC transporter permease; translation: MIDLTQLSPLLQGRIQRFKQHQFGYVSLWIFIFVLIISLFANLIANDRPLLLSYKDHLYTPIFKQYPETMFGGTFETETDYRDPVVKELINKKGWMIWPLIPFSDQTPNLELNVSVPSAPSSQNWLGTDDQGRDVSARILYGLRVSILFGIALTFAGTLLAIVVGAVQGYFGGLIDLIGQRLVEVWGGMPQLFLTMILVSIFSPSVYWLFAIMLLFGWMSLVGLVRAEFLRARHLDYVRAAQGMGVSPFKIIYKHILPNVFSSSLSQIPFILTANITALSTLDFLGYGLPLGSPSLGELFTQARNNLDSPWLALSAFFTFLILLTILVFIGEAARDAFDPKR
- the yejB gene encoding microcin C ABC transporter permease YejB — encoded protein: MTAYIFKRLLLIIPTLFLILLTNFIIVQTAPGGPVEQAIERAKFGAPGLGHVGESSGEVGKLAQSNQALYLGARGLSPEIIQQIKVQYGFDQSATERFWMMIKQYASLNFGTSFFKDKPVIQLIIDKLPVTISLGLWSTLLIYAVSIPLGIKKALGHGGQFDQWTALLLVVGNAIPMFIFAILLIVFFAGGSYLHWFPLQGLMSENFDQLSFFGQIRDYLWHMTLPLIAMTIGGFAAVTYLVKFSFVEELSKPYVLTARAKGLTMGRVLYRHIFQNAMLVLIARLPETLLGIVLTGNLLIEIVFNLDGIGLLGFEAIQQRDYPVIFGILFIYTLVQLLLRLMSDLLYRWIDPRIDFNQRGIQ
- a CDS encoding extracellular solute-binding protein — protein: MNGTPLHAKESFFPYANPNAPKGGTFSTMAQGTFDSLNALISKGTAVNGTAYLSDSLLVSSLDEPSVAYGLLADKITQDTEDPSWIIFHIHPNARFSNQLPVTADDVVFTFETILTQAVPGLRSYYGDIKKITALDQNTVRFDFKNKQNRKIPFAIGQMSILSRQDWKNRSFDQVTMTPPLGSGPYIVESIDAGRSIIYKRNPQYWGRDLPVNQGKYNFDRIKYLYYRDLDTAFQGFKVGQYTFRLEKSERSWVRGYDFPAIKNGLVIKQVLPNRNPVTMSGLVFNLRQSKFQDINVRQALTLAFDFEWLNKSVLNGQYTRLQSYFFNSELEAKGLPTEAELVYLRPLLPHLPNAVQQGILTAWQAPMSDGQGFNRDNLLKARQLLLNAGYRYVNGHLFDAHGQPFKIGFLSNDESQQRIILPFIRNLGKLGISASLRVVDIPQYIERTRRFDYDMIMDTFPQTLTPSSEQQGYWGSQVAEQPGSLNTAGIQNPVVDMLLKQLVVAKDRRSIIDLSRALDRVLRAEFYMIPLYGFVGNRVAYWNQYQMPKQRPLYDIGVDYWWIDAKAEQKINQYIGSQ